A region from the Clavibacter sp. A6099 genome encodes:
- a CDS encoding GNAT family N-acetyltransferase: MSVDVTHDPDGSRYTLWLDGERAGFADYLIQGDRIVFTHTEVDPAKRRGGLGGELVRAALDDVRGGSRTVVAACPFVAEWIDEHPDYRELLERG; encoded by the coding sequence ATGAGCGTCGACGTGACCCACGACCCCGACGGCTCGCGCTACACGCTGTGGCTCGACGGCGAGCGCGCGGGCTTCGCGGACTACCTGATCCAGGGCGACCGCATCGTCTTCACCCACACGGAGGTCGACCCCGCCAAGCGGCGCGGCGGCCTCGGCGGGGAGCTGGTGCGGGCGGCGCTCGACGACGTGCGCGGCGGATCCCGGACGGTCGTGGCCGCGTGCCCGTTCGTCGCGGAGTGGATCGACGAGCACCCCGACTACCGGGAGCTGCTCGAGCGGGGCTGA
- a CDS encoding lipoate--protein ligase family protein: protein MHGEYKVPGGKLVVVDLDVTDGRISDFRLAGDFFLEPDDALEAIDGAVNGLPEDSDANAIAAAIRRALPPQAVLLGFSPEAVAVAIRRSLARATNWGDYEWEVIHDRAYRPVEQMALDQVLAEEVGAGRRNPTLRIWEWEQPAVVIGSFQSLRNEVDAEQAAAHGFDVVRRVSGGGAMYMEAGAVITYSIYAPVDLVQGMTFADSYAYLDEWVITALRSLGIDASYQPLNDITSPTGKIGGAAQKRLGAGAVLHHVTMSYDMDGEKMVQVLRIGREKISDKGITSAAKRVDPLRSQTGMSRADIIDRMKDTFTGLYGGKPGRVTPEEWAKTRQLVEDKFSTPEWLTRVP from the coding sequence ATGCATGGTGAGTACAAGGTCCCCGGCGGCAAGCTCGTCGTGGTCGACCTGGACGTGACCGACGGGCGCATCTCCGACTTCCGCCTGGCGGGCGACTTCTTCCTCGAGCCGGACGACGCGCTCGAGGCCATCGACGGCGCGGTGAACGGCCTCCCGGAGGACAGCGACGCCAACGCGATCGCCGCCGCCATCCGTCGCGCGCTCCCGCCGCAGGCGGTGCTCCTCGGCTTCTCGCCCGAGGCCGTCGCGGTCGCAATCCGACGCTCGCTCGCGCGCGCCACGAACTGGGGCGACTACGAGTGGGAGGTCATCCACGACCGCGCCTACCGGCCCGTCGAGCAGATGGCGCTCGACCAGGTGCTCGCCGAGGAGGTCGGCGCCGGTCGCCGGAACCCGACGCTGCGCATCTGGGAGTGGGAGCAGCCGGCCGTCGTCATCGGCAGCTTCCAGTCGCTCCGCAACGAGGTCGACGCCGAGCAGGCCGCGGCCCACGGCTTCGACGTCGTGCGCCGGGTCTCGGGCGGAGGCGCCATGTACATGGAGGCCGGCGCGGTCATCACCTATTCGATCTACGCGCCCGTCGACCTCGTGCAGGGCATGACCTTCGCGGACTCCTACGCCTACCTCGACGAGTGGGTCATCACCGCGCTCCGCTCGCTGGGCATCGACGCCTCGTACCAGCCGCTCAACGACATCACGAGCCCCACCGGCAAGATCGGCGGCGCCGCGCAGAAGCGGTTGGGCGCGGGCGCCGTGCTGCACCACGTCACCATGAGCTACGACATGGACGGCGAGAAGATGGTGCAGGTGCTCCGCATCGGCCGCGAGAAGATCAGCGACAAGGGCATCACCAGCGCCGCCAAGCGCGTGGATCCGCTCCGCAGCCAGACGGGCATGAGCCGCGCCGACATCATCGACCGGATGAAGGACACGTTCACGGGCCTCTACGGCGGGAAGCCGGGGCGGGTCACTCCCGAGGAGTGGGCGAAGACCCGCCAGCTCGTGGAGGACAAGTTCTCGACGCCGGAGTGGCTCACGCGCGTCCCCTGA